A window of Maniola hyperantus chromosome 26, iAphHyp1.2, whole genome shotgun sequence contains these coding sequences:
- the LOC117994278 gene encoding uncharacterized protein, with amino-acid sequence MSYYAKIKKLDEESLRRLTEGSGPADECLCSILSPPEVKKGFTASVKKVFGALSGRKKGIISWGQGSREMQQSFSKDPPGFHSTKEVVQRQKPCGKCGCDSDKFVLKHSYANIRITTPDVSTICPCSSDCLPDKEKLQNNIKVIVENVQINSKPNFEKEPNIEDSQALEHHLDLDFETEN; translated from the exons ATGTCATATTacgcaaaaataaagaaattagacGAAGAATCTCTTCGAAGACTTACAGAAGGGTCTGGACCTGCGGATGAATGCCTTTGCTCTATTTTAAGCCCTCCTGAAGTCAAAAAAGGGTTTACAGCATCTGTCAAAAAGGTTTTCGGTGCTCTGAGTGGGAGGAAAAAGGGTATTATAAGTTGGGGCCAGGGAAGTCGTGAAATGCAACAAAGCTTCAGCAAGGATCCACCAG GGTTCCACAGCACGAAGGAGGTGGTGCAGCGTCAGAAGCCGTGCGGCAAGTGCGGCTGCGACAGCGACAAGTTTGTGCTGAAGCACTCGTACGCCAACATCCGCATCACGACGCCTGATGTGTCCACCATATGCCCCTGTTCTTCCGACTGTCTGCCAG ATAAAGaaaagttacaaaataatattaaggttATAGTGGAGAATGTCCAAATCAACTCGAAACCTAACTTCGAAAAGGAACCCAATATTGAGGATTCTCAGGCACTGGAACACCATCTAGATCTAGATTTTGAAACGGAAAACTAG